In Ruminococcaceae bacterium BL-6, a genomic segment contains:
- a CDS encoding conserved protein of unknown function (Evidence 4 : Unknown function but conserved in other organisms) → MTSETAKALHRERKITLAVIERDQQKIDRQFETTQEEFMRWALLNQWKALEKIKQQIQRSPDYRKAAQSAYQSHFFPRFNPEKAEKA, encoded by the coding sequence ATGACGTCGGAAACCGCAAAGGCCTTGCACAGGGAACGAAAGATCACACTCGCTGTCATCGAGCGCGATCAGCAGAAAATTGACCGGCAGTTTGAAACCACACAGGAGGAGTTCATGCGCTGGGCGCTGCTCAACCAGTGGAAGGCGCTGGAAAAAATCAAGCAGCAGATTCAGCGCAGCCCCGATTACCGCAAGGCCGCGCAAAGCGCCTACCAGTCGCATTTCTTCCCGCGTTTCAACCCGGAAAAAGCCGAAAAAGCATAG